One window of Perca fluviatilis chromosome 12, GENO_Pfluv_1.0, whole genome shotgun sequence genomic DNA carries:
- the LOC120569540 gene encoding probable 2-ketogluconate reductase, protein MAEEKTWALVSEVGGEHGYLEELADILKQHFRIICYRELLEDPVLHGPKIQVLFMWKYCPAAEPLLLGLLPSLKVVVSGGVGIDHLDVPFINSLGAKVANTPGVVSDSTADLTMGLLLASARKILDGHQIAIDPKTMHIPQSLMGVEVTGSTLGIIGMGEIGYKIAQRSNGFEMKILYHNRTRRNVEDEQAVRASYCESLDDLLRQSDFVVIAVKLTSDTTGLVGHRELSLMKPTATLVNISRGQVVDQDALVKALQSGSIRAAALDVTHPEPLPRDHPLLGLPNVLITPHIGISTYNTARRIVEKMVENALAAVKGLPVPNEVKLQLHNQC, encoded by the exons ATGGCGGAGGAAAAAACATGGGCGTTGGTCTCAGAGGTGGGGGGCGAGCACGGTTACCTTGAAGAGCTAGCTGACATACTGAAACAACACTTCCGAATCATCTGCTACAGAGAGCTTCTAGAAGACCCAGTGCTTCACGGCCCCAAAATCCAGGTCCTGTTCATGTGGAAGTATTGTCCTGCAGCCGAGCCTTTGTTGCTTGGCCTGCTTCCTTCCCTCAAAGTGGTTGTCAGCGGAGGAGTTGGCATCGACCACCTTGACGTGCCGTTCATTAACAGTCTCGGGGCAAAGGTGGCCAACACGCCAGGCGTAGTCAGCGACTCTACTGCAGATTTGACCATGGGTCTGCTTCTGGCATCAGCTCGCAAGATCCTTGACG gtCATCAAATAGCTATTGACCCAAAGACAATGCACATACCACAAAGTCTGATGGGAGTTGAAGTCACAGGGTCGACTCTAGGGATCATTGGAATGGGAGAGATTGGTTACAAAATTGCCCAAAGAAGCAACGGATTTGAAATGAAGATCCTGTATCACAACAGGACCAGAAG AAATGTGGAGGATGAGCAGGCAGTTAGAGCGAGCTACTGCGAGAGCCTGGACGACCTGCTGAGGCAGTCGGACTTTGTGGTGATAGCTGTCAAACTGACCTCGGACACAACGGGTCTCGTCGGCCACAGAGAGCTATCCCTCATGAAACCCACAGCAACACTGGTCAACATCAGCAGAG gCCAAGTTGTGGACCAGGATGCCTTAGTTAAGGCTCTCCAGTCGGGATCAATTCGTGCAGCAGCATTAGATGTGACTCATCCTGAACCTTTACCAAG GGACCATCCCCTCCTCGGCCTACCTAATGTGCTGATCACCCCCCACATCGGTATCAGTACCTACAATACAGCAAGAAGGATTGTGGAGAAGATGGTAGAAAATGCCCTGGCTGCAGTGAAAGGCTTACCTGTTCCAAATGAAGTCAAGCTGCAGTTACACAATCAATGTTAA